One Primulina huaijiensis isolate GDHJ02 chromosome 5, ASM1229523v2, whole genome shotgun sequence DNA segment encodes these proteins:
- the LOC140977269 gene encoding pyruvate kinase 1, cytosolic-like, with product MHSSHLLLEEPIRMASILEPSKASFFPALAKIVGTLGPRSRSVEVISDCLKAGMSVARFDFSWGDAEYHKGTLENLKIAIKSTKKLCAVMLDTVGPELQVANKSEKAITLKGDEKVTLTPDQGQEASSEVLPINFTGLSKAVKKGDTIFMGQYLFTGSETTSVWLEVDEVQGDDVVCVIKNSATLSGSLFTLHASQIRIDLPTLSDNDKQVISSWGVQNKIDFLSLSYTRHAEDVREARNYLSKLGDLSQTQIFAKIENVEGLTHFDEILQEADGIILSRGNLGIDLPPEKVFLFQKSAVYKCNMAGKPAVVTRVVDSMTDNLRPTRAEATDVANAVLDGCDAILLGAETLRGLYPVETISTVGKICAEAEKVFNQDQYFKRTVKYVGEPMTHLESIASSAVRAALKVKASVIICFTSSGRAARLIAKYRPTMPVLSVVIPRLKTNQLKWSFSGAFEARQSLLVRGLFPLLADPRHPAESTNATNESVLKVALDHGKASGVIKSHDRVVVCQKVGDASVVKIIELED from the exons ATGCATTCGAGTCACTTGCTTCTCGAGGAGCCAATTCGAATGGCATCCATTCTCGAGCCATCAAAGGCG AGCTTCTTTCCGGCCTTGGCGAAGATCGTGGGGACGTTGGGGCCACGCTCTCGATCCGTCGAAGTTATTTCCGATTGTCTGAAAGCTGGGATGTCAg TGGCTAGATTTGACTTTTCATGGGGAGATGCTGAGTATCATAAGGGCACGCTGGAGAACTTGAAGATTGCTATTAAGAGCACTAAAAAACTCTGCGCT GTCATGCTGGATACTGTGGGCCCCGAGTTACAAGTTGCTAATAAAAGTGAGAAAGCTATAACACTTAAGGGTGATGAGAAGGTTACTCTGACTCctgatcagggtcaagaagcaTCATCTGAAGTGTTGCCTATCAACTTTACTGGGCTGTCTAAG GCCGTGAAGAAGGGAGACACCATTTTTATGGGGCAATACCTATTTACTGGAAGTGAAACAACTTCTGTTTGGCTGGAG GTGGATGAAGTACAAGGAGATGACGTGGTTTGTGTTATCAAGAATTCTGCAACCTTGTCGGGATCATTGTTTACATTGCATGCTTCTCAAATTCGTATAGACCTTCCTACTCTATCTGACAACGACAAGCAG gTTATCAGCTCGTGGGGTGTTCAGAATAAAATCGATTTTCTATCTTTGTCATATACACGTCATGCGGAGGATGTTCGCGAG GCTCGCAACTAtctatccaagcttggtgatcttAGCCAGACTCAAATCTTTGCTAAAATTGAAAATGTAGAG GGTTTGACCCATTTCGATGAGATCCTACAGGAGGCAGATGGTATCATTCTTTCTCGCGGGAACCTTGGCATAGATCTCCCACCTGAGAAA GTGTTCTTATTTCAGAAGTCTGCTGTTTATAAATGTAACATGGCTGGAAAGCCTGCAGTTGTTACTCGGGTTGTTGATAGTATGACTGACAATCTCAGGCCCACTCGTGCTGAGGCAACTGATGTTGCTAATGCTGTTTTAGATG GATGTGATGCAATTCTTCTTGGTGCTGAGACCTTACGCGGACTGTACCCTGTTGAAACAATTTCTACTGTTGGCAAAATTTGTGCTGAG GCAGAAAAGGTATTCAATCAAGACCAATACTTCAAGAGAACTGTAAAATATGTCGGTGAACCCATGACTCACTTGGAATCCATTGCCTCCTCTGCG GTTCGTGCGGCCCTGAAAGTGAAGGCATCTGTTATAATATGCTTTACCTCTTCTGGAAGGGCAGCAAG GTTGATAGCAAAGTATAGGCCGACCATGCCTGTTTTATCAGTTGTTATCCCTCGGCTCAAGACAAATCAATTGAAGTGGAGTTTTAGTGGTGCATTTGAG gCAAGACAGTCACTCTTAGTTCGTGGTCTTTTTCCTCTGCTTGCTGATCCTCGACATCCC GCCGAATCAACTAACGCAACTAATGAATCAGTTCTGAAAGTCGCACTAGATCATGGAAAAGCCTCGGGGGTGATCAAGTCACATGATCGAGTCGTGGTCTGCCAGAAAGTTGGGGATGCATCTGTAGTCAAGATTATAGAGCTTGAAGATTAA
- the LOC140977749 gene encoding uncharacterized protein, which produces MEQEILEIKERVSPRKMAESMLLSSRESFSGNEVYSTRAKFCETTWHDVLITCLGDDGLTLKNNPAPYVYMDKKMVIEVKRLRWNFRGDQTIFLDGLLVDMIWGVHDWILRPCLGCGIFMFRTRSGLDSRL; this is translated from the coding sequence ATGGAGCAAGAAATACTGGAAATCAAAGAACGTGTTTCCCCTAGGAAGATGGCTGAATCCATGCTTCTTTCAAGCAGGGAAAGCTTCTCAGGCAATGAAGTGTACTCCACCAGGGCCAAATTCTGCGAAACGACGTGGCACGACGTTTTGATCACGTGCTTGGGGGACGACGGGTTGACTTTGAAGAATAATCCAGCGCCGTACGTGTACATGGATAAGAAGATGGTGATTGAAGTGAAGAGATTGAGGTGGAACTTTAGAGGGGATCAGACGattttcttggatggattgTTGGTGGATATGATATGGGGCGTTCATGACTGGATCCTTAGGCCGTGTTTGGGATGCGGGATTTTCATGTTTAGGACAAGGAGTGGATTGGATAGCAGATTGTAG
- the LOC140977271 gene encoding LOW QUALITY PROTEIN: serine/threonine-protein kinase CTR1-like (The sequence of the model RefSeq protein was modified relative to this genomic sequence to represent the inferred CDS: inserted 1 base in 1 codon) — MGMPGRRSNYTLLSQIPDESLYQPPISAAGGGVMVQQPSYYEPQSGDNNKQKMDRTAFDWDPIDQRMIQAQPPQNRIGTTAFPSSFGLQRQSSGSSFGESSISGDYYVPSLSNPEVTSGNLNDGGGELWVKAVEVSGGGGGESSSSKSWAQQTEESYQLQLVLALRLSSEATCADDPNFLDPIPDESTSRASSFSASAEAISHRFWVNGCLSYFDKVPDGFYSIRGMDPYVWAVCSDLQESGRMPSLESLKSIDFDSVSSVEVISVDRRGDPSLRELQNRIHNMSSSSITPKEVVDHISKLVCNHMGGATSKGEDDLISIWKESSDDLKDCLGSIVLPIGSLSVGLCRHRALLFKVLADIIGLPCRIAKGCKYCTREDASSCLVRFGLDREYLIDLLEKPGCLCEPDSLLNGPSSISISSPLRFPRFRQVEPTIDFRSLAKQYFSDFQSLNLVFDDSLPAGTVVDGDNGDSKYPKHVDKSHTYRNSSSPCSSNLDLPPFPTNSWIKVRDKELLLSKPSDAHNMVSSMDTVKDSVPFQNIGLLGNRDGQPFTGLMNARISKSKEAGFVEAQVFPTKSISDFPFDTEDLNIPWSDLIIKETIGAGSFGIVHRAEWNDSEVAVKILMEQDFHAERFKEFLREVAIMKRLRHPNIVLFMGAVTEPPNLSIVTEYLSRGSLYKLLHKPGAREALDEKRRLSMAFDVAKGMNYLHKRNPPIVHRDLKSPNLLVDRKYTVKVCDFGLSRLKANTFLSSKSAAGTPEWMAPEVLRDEPSNEKSDVYSFGVILWELATLQQPWGHLNPAQVVAAVAFKSKRLEIPHDINPQVAAIIEACWTNEPWKRPSXFQYHGIFENIDQVSCNYTTWSCRNVIAFVKVFVAVEQIMFMCLKLF; from the exons ATGGGAATGCCTGGCAGACGATCGAATTATACTTTGTTAAGTCAAATTCCCGACGAATCACTGTACCAGCCACCTATATCTGCCGCAGGTGGAGGAGTAATGGTGCAGCAGCCGTCTTACTACGAGCCTCAATCTGGAGATAATAATAAACAGAAGATGGACAGGACTGCATTTGACTGGGATCCGATTGATCAGCGGATGATTCAAGCGCAGCCACCGCAAAACCGGATCGGAACGACGGCGTTTCCTTCGTCTTTTGGGTTGCAGAGGCAGTCTAGCGGGAGTAGCTTTGGTGAGAGCTCTATTTCTGGAGACTATTATGTTCCTTCTCTGTCTAACCCCGAGGTGACGTCGGGTAACTTGAATGACGGTGGCGGCGAGTTGTGGGTGAAGGCGGTGGAGGTATCCGGTGGAGGTGGTGGAGAGTCGTCGTCTTCGAAAAGCTGGGCGCAGCAGACGGAGGAGAGTTACCAATTGCAACTGGTTCTAGCTCTTCGTCTCTCCTCAGAAGCTACATGTGCTGATGACCCTAATTTCTTGGATCCTATTCCCGACGAATCCACATCACGCGCTTCCTCTTTCTCCGCTTCTGCTGAGGCCATTTCCCATCGGTTTTGG GTAAATGGCTGTTTATCATACTTTGATAAAGTTCCCGATGGATTTTACTCTATTCGTGGGATGGATCCCTATGTTTGGGCAGTGTGCTCTGATCTTCAGGAAAGTGGCCGTATGCCATCTCTTGAATCACTGAAATCTATTGATTTTGACAGTGTCTCTTCAGTTGAAGTGATTTCAGTTGATCGAAGAGGTGATCCCAGCTTAAGAGAGCTACAGAATCGGATTCATAACATGTCATCTAGTAGTATCACCCCCAAGGAAGTTGTTGACCATATTTCAAAGCTAGTTTGCAATCATATGGG GGGTGCTACTTCTAAGGGCGAAGATGACTTAATATCCATATGGAAAGAGAGCAGCGATGACTTAAAAGATTGTTTGGGGTCAATTGTGCTCCCCATTGGTAGCCTGTCTGTTGGGCTATGTAGACATCGTGCGCTGCTATTCAAG GTTTTAGCTGATATTATTGGTTTACCATGCCGAATTGCAAAAGGTTGCAAGTATTGTACCAGAGAAGATGCTTCCTCATGTCTTGTTCGATTTGGTCTCGATAG GGAATATCTTATTGATTTGCTTGAGAAACCAGGATGCTTATGTGAGCCTGATTCGCTGCTAAATGGTCCTTCCTCTATCTCAATTTCTTCACCATTGCGCTTTCCACGATTCAGGCAGGTGGAACCAACAATTGATTTCAGGTCACTGGCGAAACAGTATTTCTCAGACTTTCAGTCCCTCAATCTCGTGTTTGACGATTCTTTACCAG CTGGAACTGTTGTTGATGGAGACAACGGTGATTCCAAGTATCCCAAGCACGTAGACAAATCTCATACTTATAGAAACAGCTCTTCTCCCTGCTCAAGTAATCTTGATTTGCCGCCATTTCCCACAAATTCGTGGATTAAGGTTCGTGACAAGGAACTATTGCTTTCCAAACCATCTGATGCCCATAATATGGTGAGCTCCATGGACACGGTCAAAGATTCAGTTCCTTTCCAGAACATTGGTCTATTGGGGAATAGAGATGGTCAGCCATTTACTGGCTTGATGAATGCAAGAATAAGTAAAAGTAAAGAAGCAGGGTTTGTTGAAGCACAAGTTTTTCCAACAAAATCTATTAGCGACTTCCCATTTGACACAGAAGATCTGAACATTCCCTGGAGCGATCTCATAATAAAGGAGACCATTGGGGCAG GTTCGTTTGGTATAGTTCACCGTGCTGAGTGGAATGATTCA GAAGTTGCCGTGAAAATTCTCATGGAACAAGACTTCCATGCAGAGAGATTCAAGGAATTTTTACGAGAG GTGGCAATAATGAAAAGATTGCGCCATCCAAATATTGTGCTTTTTATGGGTGCTGTAACTGAGCCCCCAAACCTGTCCATAGTGACAGAATATCTATCAAG AGGTAGTTTAtacaaacttttgcataaaccTGGTGCAAGAGAAGCGTTGGATGAGAAACGGCGACTGAGTATGGCTTTTGATGTG GCAAAAGGGATGAACTATCTTCATAAACGCAATCCTCCCATTGTTCATCGAGACCTGAAATCTCCTAATCTTTTAGTTGACAGAAAGTACACAGTGAAG GTCTGTGATTTTGGTCTTTCACGtctaaaagcaaatacattTCTTTCGTCAAAATCTGCCGCTGGGACT CCTGAGTGGATGGCTCCTGAAGTTCTCCGTGATGAGCCATCAAATGAAAAATCAGATGTATACAGTTTTGGTGTGATCCTATGGGAGCTGGCAACATTGCAGCAACCCTGGGGCCACTTGAATCCAGCACAG GTTGTAGCAGCTGTTGCTTTTAAGTCAAAAAGGCTTGAAATTCCACATGATATAAATCCTCAAGTAGCAGCTATAATTGAAGCCTGCTGGACCAA TGAGCCATGGAAACGCCCCT TTTTCCAATATCATGGAATCTTTGAGAACATTGATCAAGTATCCTGCAACTACACAACCTGGTCGTGCAGAAATGTCATTGCTTTCGTGAAAGTTTTTGTTGCAGTAGAGCAAATAATGTTCATGTGCTTAAAACTATTCTGA